A window from Hoeflea sp. IMCC20628 encodes these proteins:
- a CDS encoding glycosyltransferase family 2 protein yields MVHLTICLPTRNRQAYCTQTIEALAASEGSDFEVLVADNSDDPAPLADFFASTLKDSRFRLIPPAPSVLSMVDNWERLLNAAQGRWISVIGDDDYLDPRVTGLIRRCEVLYRNVDSISWDCMTFQWPDNRPIPTLASIPMSAGTAVQSKTQISDLLFGWSEGKRRPSVGTGIYHGAVRKSLMERIKHAYGGRYFEHPNVDWENTCKVVAQATTLVHCERPFSVLGACAASNSAAHLSRETMQARLDSFERENTGAIRLDQPDFPFSMFDPGASLCLSIATTIAWFCRTYEINQTGFGANFALAAMDECKYCHTQAEYDAKDSSFSRGFALWEDGKWAGYFKPAPFKPPKTVNQLSGLANDTLHIRETGIGPSTPAEFYRFGEHAIMPVSSLLSGARVFAP; encoded by the coding sequence ATGGTTCACCTGACAATCTGCCTGCCGACGCGCAATCGTCAGGCCTATTGCACCCAGACCATCGAGGCACTGGCGGCGTCTGAAGGCAGCGATTTCGAAGTTCTGGTTGCCGACAATTCCGATGATCCGGCGCCACTCGCCGATTTCTTCGCTTCCACGCTCAAGGACAGCCGGTTCCGGTTGATCCCGCCTGCGCCATCAGTTTTGTCGATGGTCGACAACTGGGAACGATTGCTGAATGCGGCCCAGGGGCGCTGGATCTCTGTGATCGGCGACGATGATTATCTCGACCCGCGGGTGACCGGGCTGATCAGGCGATGCGAGGTTCTCTACAGGAACGTCGATTCAATCAGCTGGGATTGCATGACGTTCCAATGGCCCGACAATCGCCCGATACCGACGCTTGCCAGCATTCCTATGAGCGCCGGCACAGCGGTTCAATCGAAGACACAGATCAGTGATCTGCTGTTTGGATGGAGCGAAGGCAAACGCCGGCCATCGGTGGGGACCGGCATCTATCATGGCGCGGTCCGAAAATCGCTGATGGAGCGCATCAAACATGCCTATGGCGGGCGCTATTTCGAGCATCCCAATGTCGATTGGGAAAACACCTGCAAGGTGGTGGCACAGGCCACCACGCTGGTCCATTGCGAACGGCCCTTCTCGGTGCTCGGTGCCTGTGCCGCGTCAAACTCGGCAGCCCATCTGTCGCGGGAAACCATGCAGGCCCGGCTCGATTCGTTCGAGCGCGAAAACACCGGCGCCATTCGTCTCGATCAGCCTGATTTTCCATTCTCGATGTTTGACCCGGGCGCGTCACTGTGCCTGAGCATCGCCACCACCATTGCGTGGTTCTGCCGGACCTATGAGATAAATCAGACCGGGTTCGGCGCCAATTTCGCATTAGCAGCAATGGATGAATGCAAATATTGCCACACGCAGGCGGAGTACGACGCCAAGGACAGCAGTTTTTCACGCGGCTTTGCGCTGTGGGAAGACGGCAAATGGGCGGGATATTTCAAACCGGCGCCGTTCAAACCGCCCAAGACAGTGAACCAGCTGTCGGGGCTTGCCAATGACACGCTGCACATTCGCGAAACCGGCATTGGACCGTCGACACCGGCAGAGTTCTACCGGTTCGGCGAGCATGCGATCATGCCGGTGTCGAGCCTGCTGAGCGGCGCACGGGTGTTTGCACCATGA
- the fdhF gene encoding formate dehydrogenase subunit alpha, whose product MTEQIRFTLDGQEVSAAPGETLWEVAKRHGTNIPYLCHKDQTGYRPDGNCRSCVVEIDGERVLAASCCRQPSNDMVVKTSSDRAKKSRQLVMELLLTDQPEQSKAHDASAHFWDMAAANDVQSSRFPKLEPDHFPLLDDSHVAMRVNLDACIQCGLCVRACRDVQVNDVIGMAGRGHQAYPVFDMDDPMGDSTCVACGECVQACPTGALMPATVVNADQLGDRADIDTEVTSVCPFCGVGCQVSLKVKDGKVKYVEGINGPANEGRLCVKGRFGFDYIHHSHRLTKPLIRRDDAPAKGLNVDPANWQEFFREATWDEALDKAANGWKALTDKHGGGTVAGFGSAKCSNEEAYLFQKLIRQGFGHNNVDHCTRLCHASSVAALLENVGSGAVTASFNEVANADVVILIGCNPVENHPVAATYFKQFTKRGGKLIVMDPRGVGLSRFATSMLKFRAGADVSMLNAIMHTIVEEELYDRQYIEAYTENWEAQKAHLANFPPEKMEAFCGVPAATLRQVARDFATAKSGMIFWGMGVSQHIHGTDNSRCLISLALMCGHVGRPGTGLHPLRGQNNVQGASDAGLIPMFLPDYQTVTDDSIREHFSTLWGSDDFSNEKGLTVTEILDAVHAGQIKGMYILGENPAMSDPDLNHAREALAKLDTLVVQDIFLTETANYADVILPAAAFYEKNGTVTNTNRQVQMGRAAVAPPGEAREDWAITMALANRLGLGWTYSHPREVFAEMKSGMKSLDNITWDRLEHEGAVTYPSLSPQDPGQVIVFGSGFPRDGGRAKFTPASIIAPAELPDADYPMILTTGRQLEHWHTGSMTRRSVVLDAVEPEANCSLHPATLRKLGVEPGGHVRLTTRRGTISLMARADRAVSEDMVFVPFAFVEAAANVLTNPALDPYGKIPEFKFAAVRVEQG is encoded by the coding sequence GTGACCGAGCAAATTCGCTTCACCCTGGACGGCCAGGAAGTCTCGGCAGCCCCCGGCGAAACGCTGTGGGAAGTGGCCAAGCGTCATGGCACCAATATCCCCTATCTCTGCCACAAGGACCAGACGGGCTATCGCCCCGACGGGAATTGCCGGTCCTGCGTTGTCGAGATTGACGGCGAGCGTGTGCTGGCGGCCTCCTGCTGCCGGCAACCATCGAACGACATGGTCGTCAAGACCAGCAGCGATCGTGCAAAAAAGTCGCGCCAGCTGGTCATGGAGCTTCTCCTGACCGATCAGCCGGAGCAATCAAAGGCCCATGACGCTTCGGCGCATTTTTGGGACATGGCGGCTGCCAATGATGTTCAGTCCAGCCGGTTTCCAAAACTTGAACCCGACCACTTTCCGCTGCTCGATGACAGCCATGTTGCAATGCGCGTCAATCTCGATGCCTGCATCCAGTGCGGGCTCTGCGTTCGCGCCTGCCGTGACGTCCAGGTCAACGACGTGATCGGCATGGCCGGCCGCGGGCATCAGGCTTACCCCGTGTTCGACATGGACGATCCGATGGGTGACTCGACCTGCGTCGCCTGTGGTGAATGCGTACAGGCCTGTCCTACCGGCGCGCTGATGCCGGCAACCGTCGTCAATGCAGATCAGCTCGGCGACCGCGCCGATATCGACACCGAAGTCACTTCGGTCTGCCCGTTTTGTGGTGTCGGCTGCCAGGTTTCGCTGAAGGTCAAGGACGGTAAGGTCAAATATGTCGAGGGCATCAACGGTCCGGCAAACGAGGGCCGGCTCTGCGTCAAGGGCCGGTTCGGTTTCGACTACATCCACCATTCGCACCGGTTGACCAAGCCGTTGATCCGGCGCGACGACGCGCCGGCCAAGGGGCTGAACGTGGATCCTGCCAACTGGCAGGAATTCTTCCGCGAAGCGACATGGGATGAAGCCCTTGATAAGGCCGCCAATGGCTGGAAGGCACTGACCGACAAACATGGCGGCGGAACCGTCGCCGGTTTCGGCTCGGCAAAATGCTCCAATGAGGAAGCCTATCTCTTCCAGAAGCTCATCAGGCAGGGCTTTGGTCACAACAATGTCGACCACTGCACCCGGCTCTGCCATGCCTCGTCGGTTGCAGCACTGCTGGAAAATGTCGGCAGTGGAGCCGTGACGGCGAGCTTCAACGAGGTTGCGAACGCCGACGTGGTGATCCTCATCGGCTGCAATCCAGTGGAAAACCATCCCGTTGCCGCGACCTATTTCAAGCAGTTCACCAAGCGCGGCGGAAAGCTCATCGTCATGGATCCGCGCGGTGTCGGACTGAGCCGGTTTGCCACCTCGATGCTGAAGTTCCGCGCCGGCGCCGACGTGTCGATGCTCAATGCGATCATGCACACGATCGTCGAGGAGGAGCTCTACGACAGGCAATATATCGAAGCCTACACCGAAAACTGGGAGGCGCAAAAGGCGCATCTTGCGAACTTCCCGCCAGAAAAAATGGAAGCATTTTGCGGCGTTCCTGCCGCGACGCTGAGACAGGTGGCGCGCGACTTCGCCACAGCGAAGTCCGGCATGATCTTCTGGGGAATGGGCGTGTCCCAGCACATCCACGGAACCGACAATTCGCGGTGCCTGATCTCGCTGGCATTGATGTGCGGCCATGTCGGTCGTCCGGGCACCGGGCTGCACCCGCTTCGCGGCCAGAACAACGTGCAGGGGGCCTCGGACGCGGGCCTGATCCCGATGTTTCTGCCTGATTACCAGACAGTCACCGACGACAGTATCAGAGAGCATTTCTCGACATTGTGGGGTTCGGACGACTTTTCGAACGAGAAGGGTCTTACGGTCACCGAGATCCTCGATGCGGTTCACGCCGGACAGATCAAGGGCATGTATATCCTTGGCGAAAATCCGGCGATGTCGGATCCCGATTTGAACCATGCCCGCGAGGCGCTGGCCAAGCTCGACACCCTCGTCGTGCAGGACATCTTCCTGACCGAGACCGCGAATTACGCTGACGTGATCCTGCCTGCCGCTGCCTTTTACGAGAAGAACGGGACGGTGACGAACACCAACCGGCAGGTGCAGATGGGCCGCGCCGCTGTTGCCCCTCCGGGCGAGGCGCGCGAGGATTGGGCGATCACCATGGCGCTGGCCAATCGGCTTGGTCTGGGCTGGACCTACAGCCACCCGCGCGAAGTATTTGCCGAGATGAAATCGGGGATGAAGTCCCTCGACAACATCACCTGGGACCGGTTGGAGCACGAAGGAGCCGTCACCTATCCGTCGCTTTCGCCACAGGACCCCGGCCAGGTTATTGTCTTTGGTTCAGGCTTTCCGCGCGACGGCGGGCGGGCGAAGTTCACGCCGGCCAGCATCATCGCGCCCGCGGAGCTGCCGGATGCGGACTATCCGATGATCCTGACCACAGGCAGGCAGCTTGAACACTGGCATACCGGGTCGATGACACGCCGCTCGGTGGTGCTTGATGCGGTGGAACCGGAGGCCAATTGCTCGCTCCATCCCGCCACGCTGCGCAAACTCGGCGTCGAGCCGGGCGGGCATGTGCGGTTGACCACGCGGCGCGGCACGATCTCGCTGATGGCCAGGGCGGACCGGGCAGTCTCGGAGGACATGGTGTTTGTTCCCTTCGCCTTTGTCGAGGCCGCCGCCAATGTACTGACCAACCCGGCGCTCGACCCCTACGGGAAGATACCCGAGTTCAAATTTGCAGCAGTCCGGGTGGAGCAGGGGTAG
- a CDS encoding NAD(P)H-dependent oxidoreductase subunit E: MNADVDVKRTDGIWKSGGGRGRRTPKGRQLEDQAWAEVKALLGEGPHRRDLLIEYLHLIQDAYGHLSARHLRALAEELRTGMAEIWEVATFYAHFDPVRENETPPPDLTIRVCDSLSCEMAGSEALLAALKAGHDPNKVRVLRAPCMGRCDTAPVLEIGHRHIDHATPEKVDMVLADDHFHAEIPDYEDLAAYRATGGYAKLAELRRSGNWEEVQELVLSSGLRGLGGAGFPSGRKWGFVRANPGPRYLAVNGDEGEPGTFKDRHYLERTPHLKLEGMLIAAWAVEAERCFIYMRDEYPAVLHILRKEIEALEAAGIVAPGYIELRRGAGAYICGEESAMIESIEGKRGIPRLRPPYVAAVGIFGRPTLVHNVETLHWITRICREGPHILSSIEKNGRKGLRSYSVSGRVAHPGVHLLPAGSTIMDIIESCGGMVPGHEFKAYQPGGPSSGLLPASLNDVPLDFDTLQAHDTFIGSAAVVVLSDKDSVRLAALNMLRFFESESCGQCTPCRVGCEKAVKLMQAPKWDTGLLEELCGVMTDASICGLGQAAPNPIRLTIKHFPEEI, translated from the coding sequence ATGAACGCTGACGTGGATGTGAAACGAACGGACGGCATTTGGAAATCAGGCGGTGGGCGTGGCCGCAGAACTCCAAAGGGGCGCCAGCTTGAAGATCAGGCTTGGGCGGAGGTAAAGGCGCTTCTGGGCGAGGGACCACACCGCCGTGATCTTCTGATCGAATACCTGCATCTCATCCAGGACGCCTATGGCCATCTGTCTGCTCGTCATCTGCGGGCGCTTGCCGAAGAGCTGCGCACCGGAATGGCGGAAATCTGGGAAGTCGCAACTTTCTATGCGCATTTTGATCCGGTCAGGGAGAACGAAACGCCGCCACCCGACCTGACGATCCGGGTCTGCGACTCGCTGTCGTGCGAAATGGCCGGTTCCGAAGCCCTGCTTGCCGCCCTGAAAGCCGGGCACGATCCGAACAAGGTCCGTGTCTTGCGCGCCCCCTGCATGGGTCGTTGCGACACCGCGCCGGTGCTGGAAATCGGCCACCGTCACATCGATCATGCGACGCCCGAAAAGGTCGACATGGTGTTGGCGGACGATCATTTCCACGCCGAAATTCCTGACTATGAGGATCTGGCTGCTTATCGGGCGACAGGCGGCTATGCCAAGCTCGCCGAATTGCGCAGATCCGGCAACTGGGAAGAAGTTCAGGAGTTGGTCCTGTCGTCTGGATTGCGCGGTCTTGGTGGAGCCGGGTTTCCGTCAGGCCGCAAATGGGGTTTTGTTCGCGCCAATCCCGGGCCGCGCTATCTCGCGGTCAACGGCGATGAGGGGGAGCCCGGCACATTCAAGGACCGTCACTATCTCGAGCGCACCCCCCACCTGAAGCTCGAAGGCATGTTGATCGCCGCCTGGGCGGTCGAGGCTGAGCGCTGCTTTATTTACATGCGTGATGAATACCCGGCAGTCCTGCATATCCTGCGCAAAGAAATCGAAGCGCTGGAAGCGGCAGGGATCGTCGCGCCTGGCTATATCGAACTCCGCCGCGGCGCCGGCGCCTATATATGCGGCGAAGAAAGCGCGATGATCGAGAGCATTGAAGGCAAGCGCGGCATCCCGCGCCTGCGCCCGCCCTATGTGGCGGCTGTGGGCATTTTCGGCCGGCCCACGCTGGTGCACAATGTCGAGACGCTGCACTGGATCACGCGTATCTGCCGTGAAGGGCCGCACATCCTTTCTTCCATTGAGAAGAATGGCAGAAAAGGCCTCCGCTCCTACTCGGTTTCGGGCCGTGTGGCTCACCCCGGCGTCCACCTCTTGCCTGCCGGTTCGACCATAATGGATATCATTGAATCTTGTGGCGGGATGGTGCCGGGACACGAATTCAAGGCCTATCAGCCGGGCGGCCCTTCCTCGGGACTGCTGCCTGCGTCGCTCAATGATGTGCCGCTCGATTTCGATACGCTACAGGCGCATGACACTTTTATCGGCTCGGCGGCCGTGGTGGTTCTGTCTGACAAGGACAGCGTCAGACTGGCAGCGCTGAACATGCTGCGGTTTTTCGAAAGCGAAAGCTGTGGCCAGTGTACGCCATGCAGGGTCGGTTGCGAGAAGGCGGTGAAGCTGATGCAGGCGCCAAAATGGGATACGGGGCTTCTGGAAGAACTCTGCGGTGTGATGACCGATGCCTCGATCTGCGGGTTAGGGCAGGCGGCGCCCAATCCGATCCGCCTGACGATCAAACATTTCCCCGAGGAGATCTGA